One genomic region from Rubinisphaera margarita encodes:
- a CDS encoding DUF1559 domain-containing protein codes for MIDPTVSRQTSTPSSPLRRTAFTLIELLVVIAIIAILVALLLPAVQQAREAARRSSCKNNLKQIGLALHNYLDTYTKLPPSICHDPAGTPGGQWSVHARILPFVEQGSLFDVADFETAYSAGSPPANVRVAIYVCPSDVNDKPRGTDYYPTSYGYSAGPWFVWDNNTQQKGSGAFAPNSSFTDASFTDGLSNTLGFAEVKAFTPYVRDGDDISGLGNNVSGVSVSTISGYTAGDFKTDTGHTEWVDGRVHQTGFTTTFTPNTKVAISGSGGSADDGDFTNCRESKSCTQPTYAAVTSRSYHQGLVNAMLMDGSIRGISENIHLPTWQNLSIRDDGNVIGEF; via the coding sequence ATGATCGATCCGACGGTATCCCGCCAGACCTCTACCCCCTCCAGTCCACTGCGTCGTACGGCCTTCACGCTGATTGAATTGCTGGTGGTGATCGCCATCATCGCGATTCTGGTGGCCCTGCTCCTTCCGGCCGTCCAGCAGGCTCGTGAAGCCGCCCGGCGTTCCTCCTGCAAGAACAACCTGAAGCAGATCGGCCTGGCTCTCCACAATTACCTCGATACTTACACCAAGCTGCCGCCTTCCATCTGCCACGATCCGGCTGGAACCCCGGGCGGACAGTGGTCGGTTCATGCTCGGATCCTGCCCTTTGTCGAGCAGGGTTCGCTGTTCGATGTCGCTGATTTCGAAACGGCATACTCAGCCGGATCTCCTCCGGCGAACGTTCGCGTGGCCATTTACGTCTGCCCTTCGGATGTCAACGACAAACCCCGCGGGACCGATTACTACCCGACCTCCTATGGTTACAGTGCCGGGCCATGGTTTGTCTGGGATAACAACACCCAGCAGAAGGGATCGGGAGCCTTTGCCCCAAACAGCAGCTTCACCGACGCCTCCTTTACCGACGGCCTGAGCAACACGCTCGGGTTCGCGGAAGTGAAAGCCTTCACTCCATACGTCCGCGACGGAGACGACATCAGCGGGTTGGGGAATAACGTCTCCGGCGTCTCCGTGAGCACGATTTCCGGGTACACCGCAGGGGACTTCAAAACCGATACGGGGCATACCGAATGGGTCGATGGACGTGTTCATCAGACCGGTTTCACCACGACCTTCACGCCGAACACCAAAGTCGCGATCAGCGGCAGCGGCGGTTCAGCCGATGATGGGGACTTCACCAACTGCCGCGAGTCGAAATCGTGCACCCAGCCGACTTACGCTGCAGTGACGTCCCGCTCTTATCATCAGGGGCTGGTTAATGCGATGCTGATGGACGGCAGCATTCGAGGCATCAGCGAGAACATTCATCTTCCCACCTGGCAGAATCTCAGCATCCGGGACGATGGCAATGTGATCGGCGAGTTCTAG
- the rfaE2 gene encoding D-glycero-beta-D-manno-heptose 1-phosphate adenylyltransferase, with protein sequence MSYHLIDLVQSLGTPRILVLGDLILDRYVWGNAERISQEAPVILLREEKQEIRLGGAANVANMLRGLEADVTMAGVVGDDRDGEDVRAALRAVGVDCAAVLTDRSRPTTMKQRLIGHAQHRHPHQMLRVDRECREPLELIYATQLMDRIIGLIADHDAVLISDYAKGVCTPEVLRRVIDVCRDAGVPVVVDPAPTDDYSNYAGATAMTPNRTETGKAAGMTIRNYEDAYTAGRKLVEQLNLDRIFVTLDKDGVAVVRNDGGRESFPTRQREVYDITGAGDMVLATIGLGAAAGWKDSDMARMANISGGLEVEQVGVVCLSRDELVQDLLNDRSRGEYKACDVTTVSRHLEARRQNGQKIVFTNGCFDVLHIGHVKYLQQAAELGDCLVVAINSDESVRELGKAPDRPIFQQEQRASMLAALECVDYVVVFSESTPCAVLEQLRPHVLVKGGTYSVEKIVGREIVQSYGGEVFALGETPGVSTTQILAKLRGDSDEPGSFTVRKAA encoded by the coding sequence ATGTCTTATCACCTGATCGACCTCGTTCAGTCCCTGGGAACGCCGCGAATTCTCGTTCTGGGCGATCTGATTCTCGATCGATACGTCTGGGGCAATGCGGAACGCATCAGCCAGGAAGCTCCTGTCATCCTTCTCCGCGAAGAGAAGCAGGAGATTCGTCTCGGCGGAGCGGCGAACGTCGCCAACATGCTTCGTGGCCTCGAAGCCGATGTGACCATGGCCGGCGTGGTCGGAGATGATCGGGACGGCGAAGATGTTCGAGCCGCCCTGCGAGCGGTCGGCGTCGACTGCGCAGCCGTGCTGACCGACCGGTCTCGTCCCACAACGATGAAACAGCGTCTCATCGGCCACGCTCAGCACCGTCATCCGCACCAGATGCTGCGGGTCGATCGCGAGTGTCGCGAGCCGCTGGAACTCATTTACGCCACCCAGTTGATGGACCGCATCATCGGGCTGATCGCTGATCACGATGCCGTGCTGATTTCGGACTACGCCAAGGGTGTCTGTACGCCGGAAGTTCTCCGCCGCGTCATCGATGTCTGCCGGGATGCCGGCGTGCCGGTCGTGGTTGACCCCGCTCCGACCGACGATTACAGCAACTACGCTGGCGCAACCGCGATGACACCGAACCGGACGGAAACCGGCAAAGCAGCCGGGATGACCATCCGAAACTATGAAGATGCATACACCGCTGGCCGGAAGCTCGTTGAACAACTGAATCTCGACCGGATCTTCGTGACACTCGACAAGGACGGCGTGGCTGTCGTACGGAACGATGGCGGCCGCGAAAGCTTTCCGACCCGCCAGCGCGAAGTTTACGACATCACCGGAGCCGGAGACATGGTTCTGGCAACCATCGGTCTGGGAGCAGCAGCCGGCTGGAAAGACTCTGACATGGCCCGGATGGCGAACATCTCCGGCGGTCTTGAAGTCGAGCAGGTCGGCGTGGTTTGTCTGTCTCGTGATGAACTGGTTCAGGATCTGCTCAATGATCGCAGTAGAGGCGAGTACAAAGCCTGCGACGTGACGACCGTGTCGCGTCATCTGGAAGCCCGTCGTCAGAACGGACAGAAGATTGTCTTTACGAATGGCTGCTTCGACGTTCTCCACATCGGACATGTGAAATACCTGCAGCAGGCCGCCGAGCTGGGCGATTGCCTGGTCGTGGCTATCAACAGTGATGAGAGTGTCCGAGAACTCGGCAAGGCCCCGGACCGTCCCATCTTCCAGCAGGAACAGCGGGCCAGCATGCTGGCGGCGCTGGAATGCGTGGATTATGTCGTCGTCTTCAGCGAATCGACGCCCTGTGCGGTGCTTGAACAACTGCGGCCGCATGTTCTGGTCAAAGGGGGCACGTATTCAGTGGAGAAGATTGTCGGTCGGGAAATCGTGCAAAGCTACGGCGGCGAAGTCTTCGCGCTGGGCGAGACGCCAGGCGTTTCGACGACTCAGATTCTGGCAAAGCTCCGCGGCGACTCCGACGAACCGGGTAGCTTTACCGTAAGGAAAGCGGCATGA
- a CDS encoding DUF1501 domain-containing protein, with translation MLSNRREFLQLAAAGAVTLGTQGLAPAFLRAAAREASGQSNILVVIQMSGGNDGLNTVVPFAEDRYYKARPKLAIGSSDVLKIDKELGLNPVLRGFADLLEAGHLGIVQGVGYPNPNRSHFESMDIWHTCHRRAEDRNEGWLGRAVDQLQGAERQEIPGVHVGNDRLPLALVSRSQRIPSIQSMDQFHLKAKEEESVQAFRRMASHSTAGEGSMLDFLTTSTVTALDVSRQIQESLKDSSTAVDYPQTGLGRKLRSISQLISADLGTRIFYAEIDGFDTHALQAGAHTGLLRELGEAVSAFVEDLKATGNLDRVTTVCFSEFGRRVAENASEGTDHGTAAPMFLIGGQVQSGLIGKHPSLDDLEQGDLKYHTDFRQVYAGLLQQWLKCDSDKVLGEHFDPVSVIRKS, from the coding sequence ATGTTGTCCAATCGTCGTGAGTTTCTGCAACTGGCCGCCGCCGGTGCCGTCACGCTGGGAACCCAGGGGCTGGCTCCCGCGTTTCTGCGGGCCGCCGCCCGTGAAGCCAGCGGACAAAGCAATATTCTGGTCGTGATCCAGATGAGCGGTGGCAACGACGGTCTCAACACCGTCGTCCCGTTCGCTGAAGACCGGTACTACAAAGCCCGGCCGAAACTGGCGATTGGCAGCAGCGACGTTCTCAAAATTGACAAAGAACTCGGCCTGAATCCGGTCTTGAGAGGCTTCGCAGATCTGCTCGAAGCGGGCCATCTAGGCATCGTTCAAGGAGTCGGATATCCCAATCCGAACCGATCCCATTTCGAATCGATGGATATCTGGCACACCTGCCACCGTCGAGCCGAGGATCGCAACGAAGGCTGGCTGGGACGAGCCGTCGATCAGCTGCAGGGCGCGGAACGCCAGGAGATCCCTGGAGTGCATGTCGGCAACGACCGCCTGCCGTTGGCCCTGGTTTCCCGCAGTCAACGAATTCCTTCGATTCAGTCGATGGACCAGTTCCACCTGAAGGCCAAAGAAGAGGAGTCTGTGCAGGCGTTTCGTCGCATGGCCAGTCATTCGACCGCCGGAGAAGGATCGATGCTCGACTTCCTGACAACGAGCACAGTCACCGCTCTCGATGTCAGCCGGCAGATTCAGGAGTCACTCAAGGATAGCTCCACGGCGGTGGACTATCCGCAGACCGGCCTCGGACGCAAACTGCGATCGATCTCGCAACTCATCTCCGCCGATCTGGGAACGCGGATCTTCTACGCCGAGATCGATGGGTTTGATACGCATGCCCTGCAGGCGGGGGCTCATACCGGGCTGCTCCGCGAACTGGGCGAGGCGGTTTCCGCGTTTGTGGAAGATCTCAAGGCGACCGGGAATCTGGATCGCGTGACCACGGTCTGCTTCAGTGAGTTCGGACGCCGCGTTGCGGAGAATGCGAGCGAGGGGACCGATCACGGCACAGCCGCTCCGATGTTCCTGATCGGTGGGCAGGTGCAATCCGGTCTGATCGGAAAGCATCCGAGTCTGGACGACCTCGAACAGGGCGACCTCAAATACCACACCGACTTCCGCCAGGTTTACGCCGGTCTGCTGCAGCAATGGCTGAAGTGCGACAGCGACAAAGTCCTCGGAGAACACTTCGATCCGGTGAGCGTCATCCGCAAAAGTTAA
- the frr gene encoding ribosome recycling factor, which produces MDRDEILLDCEERMEKAASVLADQLKGLRTGRANPGLVDSIRVDYYGSPTPLKQLANIGVPEPQQIVIRPFDASALGEIAKAIQASDVGLAPNNDGKVIRLTIPPLSTERRKQLVSRVKEFAEEARVSIRNIRRDANKHADQAEKDKTISEDERDSIKEEIQKHTKKYEGQVNELADAKEKDVMDE; this is translated from the coding sequence ATGGACCGTGATGAAATTCTTCTCGACTGCGAAGAGCGTATGGAGAAAGCGGCAAGCGTGCTTGCCGATCAGTTGAAAGGGCTCCGTACCGGACGGGCTAACCCTGGTCTGGTCGATTCGATCCGCGTCGACTATTACGGCTCCCCGACTCCGCTGAAGCAGCTGGCCAATATCGGAGTGCCCGAGCCTCAGCAGATCGTGATTCGTCCGTTCGATGCCTCGGCTCTGGGCGAAATCGCCAAGGCGATTCAGGCCAGCGACGTCGGTCTGGCTCCGAACAACGATGGCAAAGTAATTCGACTGACGATTCCGCCGCTGTCGACCGAACGCCGCAAGCAGCTCGTCAGCCGCGTGAAGGAGTTCGCCGAAGAAGCCCGCGTTTCGATTCGGAACATCCGCCGCGATGCCAACAAGCATGCCGATCAGGCCGAGAAGGACAAGACGATTTCCGAAGATGAGCGGGACAGCATCAAGGAAGAGATTCAGAAGCATACCAAGAAGTACGAAGGCCAGGTCAATGAGCTGGCCGACGCCAAGGAAAAGGACGTGATGGACGAGTAA
- the waaF gene encoding lipopolysaccharide heptosyltransferase II — MRRAIWLPNWIGDAVMATPALRVLREADPEGELVGIYRPPIDAVFEGSKLLTGLIADESGSKAPWNERVRFVQKLRRERFDEIILLTNSLRTAAVARMAGIPQRVGFRRDGRTWLLSDSLPPHSRTEPNPVMDEYNRLASRVTGHRFADFERNRLELATAREDELLWEDYAARLSLDPGHYVCFNSGGAFGAAKHWPIERYAELALRIVKEQELPVVMLCGPAERDLAMEFTRLADHPQIHSLAEESLSIGLSKVMVKYAGWMVTTDSGPRHFAHAFDVPVLSLYGPTHIAWSDTRFAKSVNCQLELDCGPCQQRECPLKHHRCMQDLSVRHVYGAFLDLQKKVWELPASDTRAA, encoded by the coding sequence ATGAGACGAGCCATCTGGTTACCGAACTGGATTGGCGATGCCGTTATGGCAACGCCTGCTCTGCGTGTTCTGCGAGAAGCCGATCCCGAAGGCGAACTGGTAGGCATCTACCGTCCGCCGATCGATGCGGTCTTCGAGGGAAGTAAACTCCTGACCGGCCTGATCGCCGATGAATCGGGCTCAAAAGCGCCCTGGAACGAACGCGTGCGTTTCGTACAGAAGCTGCGTCGCGAGCGTTTTGATGAAATCATTCTGTTGACGAATTCCCTGCGAACCGCCGCGGTCGCGCGTATGGCCGGGATTCCGCAGCGAGTGGGGTTCCGCCGCGATGGGCGGACCTGGCTGCTTTCCGATTCGTTGCCGCCACACTCGCGGACCGAACCGAATCCCGTGATGGATGAATACAATCGTCTCGCCAGTCGCGTGACCGGGCACCGCTTCGCCGACTTCGAACGGAATCGACTGGAACTGGCGACCGCTCGGGAAGATGAACTGCTGTGGGAGGACTACGCGGCCCGACTCAGTCTCGATCCCGGGCACTACGTTTGTTTCAACTCCGGTGGAGCGTTCGGAGCAGCCAAGCACTGGCCGATCGAACGCTACGCCGAACTGGCGCTGCGAATCGTTAAAGAACAGGAACTTCCTGTTGTCATGCTCTGCGGACCGGCGGAGCGGGATCTCGCCATGGAGTTCACCAGACTGGCCGATCATCCGCAGATTCACTCCCTGGCCGAAGAGTCGCTCAGCATTGGCCTGTCGAAGGTCATGGTGAAATACGCCGGCTGGATGGTAACCACCGATTCCGGCCCCAGGCACTTCGCTCACGCGTTCGATGTTCCCGTGCTCTCGCTGTATGGACCGACGCACATCGCCTGGAGCGATACGCGATTCGCGAAGTCGGTCAACTGCCAATTGGAACTCGACTGCGGGCCGTGCCAGCAGCGCGAGTGTCCGTTGAAACATCATCGCTGCATGCAGGACCTGAGCGTCCGACACGTCTACGGGGCATTTCTGGATCTGCAAAAGAAGGTCTGGGAACTCCCGGCATCCGACACGCGGGCCGCCTGA
- the tsf gene encoding translation elongation factor Ts — protein MAEITAAAVRALRERTDLPMMRCKQALVEANGDEEKAIEILSSQTAKIKAKRAENATTEGRIFVAMKEDGSEAALVDFQCETAPVAGAEGFLKLGELMAEQLLNGPGAETPAELMSQEAPGQGGKTLQDLLDDLVNKIGEKFDVAFISRRKGPVGYYVHHDGKSGTLFQAEGETADQDILRDVAMHITALRPTYATTDEVSDEAVKAERDRLTQEALATGKPENIVSKIVDGRMKVFYQEQGVLEAQAFAKDETKTVGQILAEKKLKAKGFDTRVIG, from the coding sequence ATGGCCGAAATTACGGCTGCCGCAGTTCGTGCTCTGCGGGAACGTACCGACCTTCCGATGATGCGGTGCAAGCAGGCTCTCGTCGAAGCCAACGGCGATGAGGAAAAGGCAATCGAGATCCTGTCTTCGCAGACCGCCAAGATCAAAGCCAAGCGTGCCGAAAACGCCACCACCGAAGGTCGTATCTTCGTGGCCATGAAAGAAGACGGCAGCGAAGCGGCTCTGGTCGATTTCCAGTGCGAAACCGCCCCCGTGGCCGGCGCTGAGGGCTTCCTTAAGCTTGGCGAACTGATGGCCGAGCAGCTGCTCAATGGACCGGGAGCCGAAACTCCTGCAGAGCTGATGTCTCAGGAAGCTCCGGGACAGGGTGGCAAGACCCTGCAGGATCTGCTCGACGATCTGGTCAACAAGATTGGCGAGAAGTTCGATGTCGCCTTCATTTCCCGTCGCAAAGGCCCAGTCGGCTACTACGTTCACCACGATGGCAAATCGGGAACGCTGTTCCAGGCCGAAGGTGAAACTGCCGATCAGGACATTCTTCGCGATGTCGCCATGCACATCACGGCTCTGCGTCCGACGTACGCCACGACCGATGAAGTTTCCGACGAAGCCGTGAAGGCCGAGCGGGATCGCCTGACTCAGGAAGCTCTGGCGACCGGCAAGCCGGAAAACATCGTCTCCAAGATCGTTGATGGACGGATGAAGGTCTTCTACCAGGAACAGGGTGTTCTGGAAGCTCAGGCATTCGCCAAAGACGAGACCAAAACGGTGGGCCAGATTCTGGCCGAGAAGAAGCTGAAGGCGAAGGGGTTCGATACCCGCGTCATCGGCTAA
- the pyrH gene encoding UMP kinase, translated as MSADSSDLVYKRVLLKISGDSFCRNRQGGISMTEISRVAEEIRDVVNSGVQLAIVCGGGNILRGKQFSEGSSAIKPATAHYMGMTATVINGLALQDALEHIGVATRLQSAIRMDSVAEPFIRRRCVRHLEKGRVVILAGGTGSPYVTTDTAAALRAREIEADILMKATRVDGVYSDDPEKNPHAIRYNHINFNDVISQRLQVMDAQAFHHCMEHDIPILVFDFQKSGNIVNAARGIRVGTLVDSKAEES; from the coding sequence ATGTCCGCTGATTCGTCTGATCTTGTTTATAAGCGCGTCCTGCTGAAGATTTCCGGCGACAGTTTCTGCCGCAATCGACAGGGCGGCATCAGCATGACGGAGATTTCGCGCGTCGCCGAAGAGATCCGTGATGTCGTCAATAGCGGGGTTCAGCTGGCCATCGTCTGCGGTGGCGGAAACATCCTCCGGGGCAAGCAGTTCTCTGAAGGCAGCAGCGCCATCAAGCCGGCAACTGCTCACTACATGGGAATGACGGCCACGGTCATCAACGGTCTCGCTCTACAGGATGCTCTCGAACACATTGGTGTGGCGACCCGGCTGCAATCGGCCATCCGCATGGACAGCGTTGCCGAGCCATTCATTCGCCGTCGCTGTGTACGTCATCTCGAAAAGGGACGCGTTGTCATTCTGGCCGGCGGAACAGGCAGTCCTTACGTGACGACCGACACCGCCGCGGCTTTGCGGGCCCGCGAGATCGAAGCGGATATCCTGATGAAAGCCACACGCGTGGACGGAGTCTACTCCGACGATCCGGAAAAGAATCCGCACGCGATCCGCTACAATCACATCAACTTCAACGATGTGATTTCCCAGCGGCTGCAGGTGATGGACGCTCAGGCGTTTCACCACTGCATGGAGCACGACATTCCCATTCTCGTGTTCGATTTCCAGAAGTCGGGGAACATTGTGAATGCCGCCCGTGGAATTCGGGTGGGAACGCTGGTGGACTCCAAGGCGGAAGAAAGCTGA
- the rpsB gene encoding 30S ribosomal protein S2 codes for MADINVKEILDAGVHFGHPASRWNPKMRPYIYGRRNKIHIIDLKETVRGLIRAQRYLEKVSSQGSLILFVGTKRQAAGTIRECAQACGMPFVSERWLGGMLTNFRTIRNRIKRLDEMDKLRESGEMATFSKKAQSKLSREYRKIDRNLGGIREMNRLPEAIVIIDPTKEHNAVHEARLLGIKIVALIDTDSDPDLVDLPIPGNDDSMRSIRLIATHLSNAVLAGKNKLPQKEEKIPADESMKPVPSIS; via the coding sequence ATGGCAGACATTAACGTCAAGGAAATTCTGGACGCAGGCGTCCACTTCGGTCACCCAGCCAGCCGCTGGAACCCCAAGATGCGGCCTTATATCTACGGCCGCCGCAACAAGATTCACATTATCGACCTGAAGGAAACGGTTCGCGGCCTGATTCGGGCCCAGCGTTACCTCGAAAAGGTCTCTTCGCAGGGTTCGCTGATCCTGTTTGTTGGAACCAAGCGTCAGGCAGCCGGCACCATTCGCGAGTGTGCACAGGCCTGTGGAATGCCCTTCGTCAGCGAACGCTGGCTCGGCGGAATGCTGACCAACTTCCGCACGATTCGGAACCGCATCAAGCGTCTCGACGAGATGGACAAATTGCGTGAGTCGGGTGAAATGGCCACCTTCTCGAAGAAGGCTCAGTCGAAGCTGTCCCGCGAATACCGCAAGATTGACCGGAACCTCGGCGGGATCCGGGAAATGAACCGATTGCCAGAAGCGATCGTGATCATCGACCCGACGAAAGAGCACAACGCCGTTCACGAAGCTCGCCTGCTGGGCATCAAGATCGTGGCTCTGATCGATACCGATTCCGATCCGGACCTGGTCGATCTGCCGATTCCGGGCAACGACGACAGCATGCGTTCGATCCGTCTGATCGCCACGCATCTGTCCAACGCCGTGCTCGCCGGTAAGAACAAGTTGCCGCAGAAAGAAGAAAAGATTCCTGCTGATGAATCGATGAAGCCGGTTCCCAGCATTTCGTAA
- a CDS encoding DUF1800 domain-containing protein: MKPASNPIDPEWAWAPYEPAGPDDWSLAHVAHFHRRAGFGANWQTLQESLPLSPVTLATQAVAQVESTSVESSSQALVSSILAAGGLNQLPAWWIHRLLEGSATLREKMTIFWHGHFATSGAKVRDPQLLLRQNRLLREHALGDFRLMVHEVAKDPAMLMYLDSDSNRKVHPNENFARELMELFTLGEGRYTEQDIRELARCFTGWEVRRNEYRFNPYQHDDGTKRVFDQRGPFGGEEGVDIVLERDDCPRFITSKLVRYFVADEGLSGDDLIEPLTIEFRENGLHIAPIVQRILSSNLFYSEHARARKFRSPIEFAVGFLRTLDGSTNLIAFSNSLKDLGQLLFFPPNVKGWNGGREWINSSTLLARANMMHELLSRSETRFGGGALLEYCESNGWHESGEMIERLSTLLLALPLNSEAAAELTQLLESGTGDPEKRLRRALALFVSLPVYQLA, from the coding sequence ATGAAACCGGCTTCCAATCCGATCGATCCTGAGTGGGCCTGGGCTCCGTATGAACCGGCCGGGCCGGATGACTGGTCACTCGCCCATGTGGCCCACTTTCATCGGCGGGCGGGATTCGGGGCGAACTGGCAGACACTACAAGAGTCGCTGCCGTTGAGTCCGGTAACCCTGGCGACTCAGGCGGTCGCTCAAGTGGAGTCGACGTCAGTCGAGTCTTCTTCGCAGGCTCTGGTTTCCAGCATACTCGCAGCTGGCGGACTCAATCAGTTGCCGGCGTGGTGGATTCATCGACTGCTGGAAGGCTCAGCGACACTCCGCGAAAAGATGACGATCTTCTGGCACGGTCACTTCGCGACCAGTGGAGCCAAGGTTCGCGATCCTCAGCTGTTGCTGCGACAGAATCGACTGCTTCGCGAGCATGCTCTCGGCGACTTCCGACTGATGGTGCACGAAGTCGCCAAAGATCCGGCGATGCTGATGTATCTCGATTCCGATTCGAATCGCAAGGTGCATCCCAATGAGAACTTTGCCCGCGAGTTGATGGAGCTGTTCACTCTTGGCGAGGGCCGTTATACCGAGCAGGACATTCGCGAGCTGGCCCGTTGCTTTACCGGCTGGGAAGTGCGGCGGAACGAGTATCGTTTCAATCCCTATCAGCACGATGACGGCACCAAACGGGTCTTCGATCAGCGTGGTCCGTTCGGCGGCGAAGAGGGAGTCGATATCGTCCTGGAACGGGACGACTGTCCCCGGTTCATTACCTCGAAACTCGTTCGCTACTTCGTGGCGGATGAAGGACTGAGTGGAGACGACCTGATCGAACCACTCACGATTGAGTTCCGCGAGAACGGTCTGCACATCGCCCCCATCGTGCAGCGGATCCTCAGCAGCAATTTGTTCTATTCCGAGCACGCCCGAGCCAGAAAGTTTCGCTCGCCGATTGAATTCGCCGTTGGGTTCCTGCGAACACTCGACGGTTCGACCAATCTGATTGCCTTCAGTAACTCGCTCAAGGATCTGGGACAGTTGTTGTTCTTCCCACCCAACGTGAAAGGCTGGAACGGCGGCCGCGAGTGGATCAATTCGTCAACGCTGCTGGCCCGGGCCAACATGATGCACGAGCTGCTGTCGCGTTCGGAAACTCGATTTGGCGGCGGCGCTCTTCTGGAGTACTGTGAATCGAATGGCTGGCACGAGTCGGGGGAAATGATTGAGCGGCTCAGCACACTCCTTCTGGCGCTGCCGCTCAATTCCGAAGCCGCCGCCGAGCTGACGCAGTTGCTCGAGAGCGGGACCGGCGATCCGGAAAAACGGCTGCGTCGGGCGCTCGCTCTATTCGTTTCACTTCCCGTTTACCAACTCGCCTGA